One Vitis riparia cultivar Riparia Gloire de Montpellier isolate 1030 chromosome 4, EGFV_Vit.rip_1.0, whole genome shotgun sequence genomic window carries:
- the LOC117913290 gene encoding uncharacterized protein LOC117913290 — protein MEQTALALRTAAQKLRPYFQAHPITVLTNQPLRNILHKPDITGRMMRWAIELSEYGIGYQPRLSLKGQVMADFITKLPEASAPDKASTPDNWWFLYVDGASRSSGSGVGLLLKTPTGERLEQSIRLNFPASNNEAEYEAILSGLNLAITLNASKLKIHSDSQLVVGQILKEYEAKDERMAKYSLKVQESLNRLEEWVIEKIPRGDNVQADALAGIAASFPIKESTMLPIYVQITPAIVESHVCNVSPKENDWAIDIRVYLQSGALPENSKHAHKVRVQASRFTLIGGDLYRRSFGGPYLKCLIQPDIQYVLSELHEGICGNHSRGRTLAHRAHSQGYYWPTMRQDAATHVRKCDKCQKHAPIPHMPAEMLNSVTSPWPFAQWGMDIMGPFPTAPAQKKFLLVATDYFSKWVEAEAYASIKDKDVKRFVWKNIVCRFGIPQAIVTDNGPQFDTKGKWVEELPDVLWAYRTTPGRPTGNTPFALAYGTDAIIPTEVGMPTARTAIQGQRNEDDELAKHLDWADEARETASIRMAAYQQKAAAYYNRKVRPRIFKEGSLVLRKVFEDTAEKGAGKLQANWEGPYMVSKANENGSYHLRTLSGTPLLRPWNAANLK, from the exons AGGCAGGATGATGCGGTGGGCAATAGAATTGAGCGAATATGGAATAGGATATCAACCCAGGTTATCTCTAAAAGGGCAAGTCATGGCagattttataacaaaattgcCCGAAGCAAGCGCCCCGGATAAAGCATCAACTCCAGATAATTGGTGGTTTCTGTATGTTGATGGAGCCTCCCGCTCGTCCGGATCAGGGGTTGGACTCCTTCTCAAAACGCCAACCGGAGAACGATTGGAGCAATCCATCCGACTGAATTTTCCCGCCTCAAACAATGAGGCTGAATATGAGGCCATCCTATCCGGATTGAACCTTGCAATCACTTTGAACGCCTCAAAGCTTAAAATACACAGCGACTCTCAGCTCGTTGTGGGgcaaatattaaaagaatatgagGCTAAGGATGAGCGCATGGCTAAATACTCATTAAAAGTACAAGAGTCACTCAACCGGTTGGAAGAATGGGTCATTGAAAAAATACCAAGGGGAGATAATGTGCAGGCTGACGCTTTGGCAGGAATAGCTGCATCATTTCCTATAAAAGAGTCAACAATGCTACCAATATATGTTCAAATCACTCCCGCCATTGTTGAATCACACGTCTGCAACGTGAGCCCAAAGGAAAATGACTGGGCTATCGACATCAGAGTTTACTTACAATCGGGGGCATTACCTGAAAATTCCAAGCATGCCCACAAAGTCCGGGTACAAGCATCTCGCTTTACCCTGATCGGAGGTGATCTCTATAGGCGATCCTTTGGAGGTCCATACCTCAAGTGTTTAATCCAACCGGATATCCAATATGTTCTATCCGAACTGCACGAAGGCATCTGCGGGAACCACTCAAGGGGCAGAACCCTAGCGCACCGGGCGCATTCACAAGGATATTATTGGCCTACAATGAGGCAAGACGCAGCTACCCATGTCAGGAAGTGCGACAAATGTCAAAAGCATGCGCCAATCCCGCATATGCCCGCTGAGATGCTAAATTCAGTAACAAGCCCCTGGCCATTTGCACAATGGGGGATGGATATCATGGGACCCTTTCCTACTGCACCCGCTCAAAAGAAGTTTCTGCTCGTTGCTACCGATTATTTTAGTAAGTGGGTAGAAGCTGAAGCCTACGCAAGCATCAAGGACAAAGACGTCAAAAGATTCGTCTGGAAAAATATAGTATGTCGATTCGGAATCCCTCAGGCAATTGTAACTGACAACGGCCCTCAGTTTGATA CCAAAGGAAAGTGGGTTGAAGAGCTACCCGACGTCCTATGGGCCTACCGTACCACACCCGGAAGGCCAACAGGAAATACTCCGTTTGCCCTTGCATACGGAACAGACGCCATCATCCCAACTGAAGTAGGAATGCCAACGGCCCGAACTGCTATCCAAGGCCAAAGAAACGAAGACGACGAGCTTGCAAAGCACTTGGATTGGGCAGATGAGGCTAGAGAAACAGCATCCATCCGGATGGCTGCATATCAACAAAAGGCAGCAGCATACTACAACAGAAAGGTGCGACCTCGAATTTTCAAGGAAGGTTCATTAGTACTTAGAAAGGTTTTTGAAGACACAGCTGAGAAAGGAGCCGGAAAGCTTCAAGCCAATTGGGAAGGCCCTTATATGGTGTCAAAAGCAAACGAAAATGGGTCATACCATTTGCGAACCTTAAGTGGAACCCCTCTACTTCGTCCTTGGAATGCAGCCAATTTGAAGtaa